Within Plectropomus leopardus isolate mb chromosome 23, YSFRI_Pleo_2.0, whole genome shotgun sequence, the genomic segment ACTACATtgagacacttttcacaagcatttaaacctttaaaataggAGCAAAatagtttctttcaaaaacatttctcataAAAAGGCAATCAgaaacttggcatgaaatgtcctcaaaatcggaagaaaaaaaaggtgacaaaaaattaccagaaaataagctgaatcaaagaatttaaaaaaaaaaaaaaatctgggttttttttctcatttctgttcacttaaaagggttaaacagtacATATCACACAGCTGTGCCCATCAGTGTAGTCTGCACATCTACATGGCCTTGCTCTTGCAGTTTCTTAACAATCGCACTTACATGatgattacatttacatgattCAGGAgcataaaataatcattttctacGACACCTtcaaacagcacaacagcagagAAGTCTCAAAAGTCCTGGAGAATTTCTGGGTGATAATATCTGCAAACATGACGTCTGCACTGGACGGAGGAAATGATCAGACTgtcctgagtgtgtgttttctcgCCTCTTTTAAGCCCTCAGGAAGTAGCACTCTCATGCACGTCACACTCTCATGCACCAAGCTGCTCTCAGTTCTTAATCAGCCCGACACCCTGCACAACAGGTGATCTCAGTCAGCCTCCAATTAACTCAGAAACACTGTGACATGCAGCTGAAATGAACTCAAACAAAGGGAAAATGACGTAAAGTACCACATAATAGAGTTTAAATGAGCATTAATATGTCTCACGCCTCGATTGTCTGCTGCCCTCCTACGAAAAAACGGGCAAAACTGACAGAACTCTGTTGCAAAATGTGGCgttttcagttttacagaatAAAAGACCGACAGAGGAGCGAGCAGACGAGATCAGGAGTTCAACACAAACATCAGAGCTAAATAATGTATCAGCGCTGCTTTTATCTGGTGGAGAGTGGAAAGTCTTGTTTTGCTGCTTGCAGGTGAAAATGCCCCCTTCGCTTTCAAAATTTGTCACTCACCCTAATGAGCTGAACGCCGTATAACCAGGGCTCATTATTTTTCCAAAGCGtgaatttatttgtgtgtattatcatttattgtttttttttctttctttctcggCACATCATAACTGCccgtttgtttttgtctccgtatatttttttccctctcagttGCTTTAATCAAAAGTATTTTCCGAGCTCTTATAACAAGAGGACTTTTATCATTTATGGtaataaattttgtttttcacagcagGACACAGCTAGTTTTGTTAGGACATAAAATCCAGGTGAAAATCTCTGAGCCTGAGGGATCATCGTTCATTATTAGCTTCCACCACACAAAtaatactgttattattatactgAATAAGTTAGCATCTCGAGGTAGTCTCATGTAGAGCAGTTAATTGCAGAAAATGAActtatttgtttactttgagAAAGTTAGATCAGGTATCAAGCTATCATACGATTTGAGTATCAATAAATagttatttaaatacataaatacagaataaGTAGATTTGTGTATAAATAAATTCTgaaatatatcaataataaataCCAGAATATATAAAAGAATAAcgaaataatgaaataatttaatataaataataaatagtgacataaataaatgcatgacaaataaacaaaagagtaaagtactaaaaaaaagtttttaaaaaatctagtaaATTGAATAgccttataaataaataaatacagaatgaaagcataaaataatgtgtaaataaatacagaaataaataaatacgataatgaacaatataataataccacatgtaaaaataattgtatgaaaacaaataaatacattaaaagacacataaatacttttttttaaagaataacacaaaatatgtttaatatgaaaataaatagatgaacacataatacatttaaaaatgtgattattaataggagatgaataaataattatattaaaagtaTTTCTTGATTTctacagatttatttttctgcattttctgcatttatttctacatatattgtagcatttattttccttatttaatcctgttttttttaattcttttttatttatttctacatttgttttattcatgCTTTTTCTATTGATACTTTTGTCAGTTTTGGCCCTCTAGTTTTTGCCCTTCATAGGAGACCGTAGCACAGACATAAACATGTGCAGGAGGAAGTCagtattttacaatttaaagcAGATCTGGAGGGAGGAGAGTGCAGTCAGGGGTCTGTGTTcacctctctgtcctcttttctCTGCATAATATATCTGACATCCACATGAGCAAAGGCAAACATCAGCGCGGCCGCGGCTGCACGCAGTCTGTGTAAACATCCAGTGCATGCACGCCTCGGACGAAACAGTGGCATTTAGAAAAGGTGCATCGACTTCAAGATGAGCTTTCCTCGTTGCCGTCAGAGTACGGGATGTCAGGGTGTTTTCAGCGATCGTCACGGAAACATGTCAGTGTGACAGGCACCAACATGGGGAATCAAAGAGTCAAGTCAAGTGTAATGTCGACTCTTTTGAGGGgttaacagggttcccacagtcatggaaaacctggaaaagtcatggaatttcacattttcaatacctggaaaagtcaaagtataaattgaaagttttggaaaataatagaaatgtgtttcttatatttagctatttttatagaaaacttaaaacatTGGCTAATTTGTTGTTGTCATATCccattattagtttttttttgtttgtttgttaatttgttgtAAGAaatgggtttggaaggcatgtatTCTTTGAAAAGGCTTggtaatattttactttttctttttgggttttttttttccctttaaattttttttgcaaattttttatatagaaaactaaaacatttggagcacttctttttcttaatgtttttgaaagcatgttttcattaaaaatcgccaaaatgacaccatttatcaaacGCAGAAACTGTATAAACAGAAactattgttggattttcaaatttcgaTGGTCGTTGGACACGTGGGAAACTGAAATtagtttgaatagagtttgaaaataaatgtataaaaaataatgaaaataatatttaaaaataaataaatatattttaattcttGGCAAATGAGGAaggggtccttgaaaagttatggaacatttttaaaaatttgttcatgaaattgtgttaaaatctaaaataatcttttattctgtctcccGCCGTCTCTCCCGCAGCTACATCTACGACCCCTCTGTGGCGGGGGATGTGAGGAAGTCCGACTCCGCGGGCAGCTCGCTCTACCAGCCCCACCACATCTCAGGCGGGGCCCTCGGCGACGACCCGCTCAGCAGCCCCAGCAAGCAGAAACAGGGCTTCAACAACCTGGGCTACAGCAAGTCCAGCGACAGCACGCTCAGACTCGAGGTGGACAACAACCACGTCAACCACAGGCTGCACGCCGCGCCTTTGTCCACGAAGGAGCTGCACAGGCAGGCGAGTGCGCCGCCTGCAGATGGCGGTCTGTACATCATCCAGCCGGAAGCTCTGGGGACGCGCTGGGTGAGCCAGGTCCCCGTTTACCCGGACATACAGGAGTACGAGAACCAGAGGAGCTACAGGGAACGGGGACGCGGCGCCACGACGAACGAGTGGGACAGCTCCATCACGGAGTGTGCGATTAACAGCGACGGCCTGTCAGTGGACGAGATCGACGAGGGCGTGGGAGGGACGCCGGAGTACCCGTGTGACACAGGGGACGAGGGTAGCGTCCTGTCTGTGGACATCCACACCAGCACCACCAGCCTGTCATCAGTGGACACCAGGGACGAGCTCAGACTGCCAAAGACTCCGGACGTGTCCACCGTCGAGAGCGGGATCTCAGTAACCAAGAGCGAGGACGACGACGAGCAGGAGGACGCGAAAAATGAAGCGGAGGAGGTTCAGAGCGTCACGGACTCGATGGTGGCGGAAGCTCTTGCCGCTCTGGAGGCCGCCACCGCCGGCGAGGACTTTGAGTGACGGACCAAAAAAACTCTTGTTTTTATCCGAAAAAAAAACACggagcaaaagaagaaaaactgtttacaaaaagatttatttttgaactCAAAAatcttggatatttttttattttaatcgcacagacagaaaataacgTGTAAACGAGGCGACTTTGGAAACGTGTGAATGTCGCCTGCAGCCATATCAGCGTGAATCACGTGTATTTAACACTCCGAAGTCCTCAgaagtctgtgtgtctcactgcTCTGCCACGTCCACACTGTCCTCCAGCAGTcattaataacacacacattgCGTACTTGGTGAACGCTCCTTGCCATAACTTGCTGTCTCTTCAGGAACTCGCCCTCGTTTCTCCGAGCAGGCGAAAAGGTCATCgcgtatattttttttaatatccgtgtttttgtctcttctgttgttatttataaAATCTTCACTCGCATCGTTTTTCTGGTTTTGTAAGAAGAAGATGGATGTTTGGAGCTGAAGAGCGGGAGAGAAAACGAGGAGGTGGTTCTTATTTATAACTTATTGTGTCACTGTCGATTTCATCcgaataaaataatgaatatctactttaaaattagaataattagtTTACGCACTGTTCTTACGCATTTAAACGGACATCGCTTTCTTTCTTGTGGGGTAGGCGCTTAAACTTTGAGCATTTTATAATTCCAGTGGTCTGAATCTGGTCTAGAAAACGAAGCTCCTGCACCTCCTGTCGGCTCTTTTTTAAGGTGTTGGAAAATCTAGACGGGAGaatttggccaatcacaggtcactTCAGAGAGAGAGGGCGTTCCTATTGGCTGCAAAGACACCCGAAAAAAGAAGACGGACTTATCGAAACGAGAGTCTCACAataactgaaatgtaaaattggCAAAACAGTCACAGTGTGTCAAAGCCCGACCCACACAGGAGGTTTTGGCTTGAGCCCAATCAAATAAcccaaattaattttttttaaattaattaaaaattatgtcaatgtatgaataaatacagaaatacataaataacaaataccagaatatgtaaaagaaaagataatattgaaataattgaagaaaataaatagataaatagtgACATAATTAAAtgcataataaataaacaaaagagtactaaataaatgtttaaaaaaattaaattgaatggccatatatataaattaattaattaataaatacaggaataaataaatacaataatgaataaaataccaaaaatgaaaaaaactctatcaaacaaatacatacattaatagacaatgaaataaatacattaatactcaggaaaaaaaagaataagagaGCGAGTAAAACAATTATTACGAGCTAAGGGCTGACGTGTTTCTTCGGACCACGTTTAACCCCGATGATATGACGCGTACATGttactgtgtgtgaatgtggagccagaagagctgcaggaggaggatgcattttcaaattctgcctCAAATTCGGCCTTTTTCCAGATTTCCGCCTACTCCAGCTCTTTCGTCTTTGACTTTATGCACAGCACGAGCGTGTTTTTCCGCAGCGGCACATCAGAAAATCTATGCACATTTGAATCCTTTAGCACGTTACCAAagctaaataaaaacatatccaCTTGTACATTTCACTGAtatcattttctgcagtttttcaaCCTGAGCTGAACTTTGACCTCAACAAACAGCCGCTGAGGTCAAATCATCAGAGGCCATCGAatatctctgtttctctctgcttcATAGCTTTATGGGTCAGGCTTTGTGTTTCTGGTCCGGCCCGTGACGTTAGTTAAGCTCGCTTACAAATGTGCCTAAAAACGAACTAACTGAGGCCGGACGGCGCCGCGGAAAGCGAGAGTGAAGAGTGTGTTAATGCTGAATAAGCTGTTTTGCTAAATGAAGATCTGAATGTGTGTAACTGCGACTCCCCTTGTTTGCCTGCCAAATCATTTCTACTCATAtttgtattgtaaaataaaGGAATGTACTTAAAATGTGAGCTGCTTTGTTTACtactttgtatattatttaaaattcagCTTTTAAGATGCCTCGCTATCGGTCAACGGCGCAGATTTGCAGGTCACGAGGCGGGTTTCtgttacagatttgcacaaaactaaagCAATACTTTTGATAAAATACAATCGTGAGacgactgcgtttccattgagtgatgttatgctcCTTTTTTCGGGAGATTGTACCTGATGGCCGACAGAATTGCAGTCTAAACAAAGACAGtttttattctaatttgttaaccctttgaaaccaggattgacatcagttttcttttgctgcattcaggcacctttcacaagttttaaaatctttgaTCCCTGAGGAAATTTGAGCAATCACAAGAAAATccagaaaattgcaagaaattattagatttagatttaaaaaaaacaaaaaaaaaaaacagggaaaatgttcagaaaattagtaacagttttaacatttacatattaaaatttagggaattattattatttttaagcaaattttaaattttaaatttttaaatttttgataattttcaggtaattttctcttcttttttttttttacaaatagggtcatttcttcttaagttgctcactgtcttcttgttatgtttttcagcaaatttgctcaagttctaaaatgttaacatttacttcataatgataagtttaagcaaaaaaaacagcttgtttttttccatttttcccttTAATAAATCTGGTTCCTCTATAAATTCACTGGAAGACAGTGTAAcgttttttgtgtattttttagataattttccaTATATCATGTTTTACATCTTTAAATTGTCAAAAAGCAAAAGGACTCGGAGACTCTGCTTGTTTACGAGAGCTCTCCTCCCTCGTCATAAACGAGCGTGATCGCTGTGGGACTCTGGAGTTTAAAACCTCGCCATCGTCAGCGGTTAGAGTCTCAGCGGGCGGTGTTCAGGGGCCCCCGGGGGCCTCTGCTAATGAACACCTCAGGGCTTCTGCTTGAACCAGAAGGACTCACACAGAGCACCTTGGAAACTTCCACAACAGCCGTGACCGAGAAAAGAAATAGACCCTGATGGTCTGATCGTCTCGGCAGGAGTTAGCGAGTTAGcgagtctgtctgtgtgtctctgtgtctccgtcAGAGCGCGGGAGGGCGAACTGAGCCCCGATGATACCAAAATTAGCCCTTTTCTTTGGACATTTATCTATTCATCTCACCCACTCCCTTCTATCTTCATCGCTCCTGCTCTTTGGCTCGTCACTGTAATTGCTCGCTGTGGGTCTCACAATTATAGTGTCTGTTTTTAAGCCTGAAACTTGGTTCTCTCTGCAgtctgactttgtttttcagccGACGCCGAGTCCAACGCTTTTCACCATCGCTGAGGAACAGTCTTTGGTCAAATAgctttttgcaatttgcatgtttttacttGCAAaactttctgcacagtgatactaCATGAAGCACGAGCCCGATGCCGCACAAAGGGACAGACCACCAGCCTCCAGGCCGCACCGAGGCCTCCAACATGACTCAGAAGAGAGTGAAAACAAGTGTGTCTCTCACTTGAGGCtgctgtaattttatttttcactaatGATGGACGAGGCAACTTGTGGTTACCGTGATGCAGCTGTTCAGTCAGCAGCCAAATCACAAGCTGAAGAACAAACGAGCTCGTTCTTTAGCTCTGATTTAATCTGATAAAGTCAAATCTAAGGTtgcaacaatgaaaaaaacaggctaaaacagcaaaaaaaaattctgtaagGCGAAAATCCAAAACTAACACAAGAGAAACTtgctgcaaatgaaaaaaatgttctgcagaCTTTTAGCCCAAATCTGTCTATTCATATATCAAGATTATCGAGTATCCTGATTGattttaggaaaacaaaaaaaaacacatgaattttttgcaaatctgaTCACATATGCAAGTAGTTTGACCTGCAACTGAATTTCTGCATGTGCATCTCttttaacacaacacacaaaagaGGACAAAATGAGGGACCACAGCGAGCGTGTGGACGCTGAACTGAATTGTTTGGAGGTCCAAATGATGGACGTCCATTTCTCACGCTTCTGCGTTGGAAAGCAGCGTCCCCACTGTTGCTCCTGACGCCCACGTCGTCACCACAGCAACCCATGCAAATAGACTGGTGAAGTCTGGACACACAAATCCGATCTGATCACTTACAAGTGCAGTTTCCAAAATATAATTGGAGACAGAAATCGGTTTTTCTAATCACATCTAAAACATTGGTTTCTGCTCACAAACTGTAAACATTTGTATAATATTCTGGTTTCTTGACGTGGATGTGCACCCTGCGTTTGAATTCAGTGTTAGGAGATAACTCACACCTGCaccagagagtgtgtgtgtgtgtgtgtgtgtgtgtgtgtgtgtgtgtgtgcgtgcgatTGTCTCTGGAAATGAGAAAAGAACATTTCCATATATCCATGGAGCGTGATGACAACAGGATCTGCTGCCGAGTTCCTGCTTAATCAAACCACTGACTCATCTTTTCATCACTTCTCGAAACAACAGAGCCGAGCTCGCCGCGTGCGTCACCAGATTACTTTGATCCCTTCAAGGAGACAGAGAGGTAGATTACGTGTAGgtagaaaaacatcacagccggggattaaaaacaaaaaggtttgtAAGAAAGTGACAGGATAAACAATAAACTAAACATATCTGATCTACAGAAATCTGCTCATCTGCAGATTCAGTCAAATCCACAGAAGACGATGCTGGGATTtaagtttctgcaaatcacCAAGGTGTTCAATTTGtggtacagttttttttaggtcatcACTGTGTTCCCAATGTCTTTTCATCCACTAAACATAGGTGTTTTATAGGGATCACGTCTCtatttccagctgctttttatgcaccaaaTATCTGTGATTTTCAGCAACCTGTAGCTCTTTTTTCCAGGGGTTTTCAAGGCAccaaatagtgttttttttgggatgcATTGCtctttttccagctgcttttttaacACTGAATGTTGGTGCCTTTTAGGGATCTGCGGTTCTTTATTGAGCacctttttaggcaccaaatgtaCATATTTCTTAAGAATCCATGACtctttttccagctgctttttcgGCACCAAACATTGGTAGTTTTTAGCAACCTGTGGCTTTTTTACAGAGGCTTTTAAGGCaccaaacaatgttttttttaggatctGTTGCTCTTTTTCCAGTAGAAAACAGTGTGGTTTTTTTGGGCTCTATGGCTCTCATTTCAGTGCCTTTTCAGGCACCAagcatgggtgttttttagtgacccaTGGTGTTTTTTAGGCACCACATCTGTTTTTTAGTTACGcatgactgttttttcagcagctttttaaacactaaatgtataatatatatattttttcttgtaacataattcaaaatatttaattctaaCAATTATGGATacaattttctggacatttttcccagttttcttcttttttctaactttttttctaattttctcataatgccaaactaattttcaggtaattttcttgtcaccttttcctttttttttggaatttgtgggacatttcttgtcaagttgttcattgccttttcctccacatttcaaaagaaatcatgacaatttgcttaaaatttgtccatttgtgatttttttaaaatgattacatATTACTAAACTTCAACTCACTTGAAAgcataaaaattacaaaagaggTCACAAAAGTCAAcctttctatctttttttttcctggtatATATATCCTGTCATCGCGGTGCCTCACAGTAATAAATTCACCTCTCCCCACCTCAAGATAACTACACAATAGTACTTTTGCAACGGGCTAATTTGTGCCACAACCTGCTGCGCGTCGCACATAGAGAGAGGCGAATAAAGAGCCCTTGTGTGTCAGATTCCTTCGTGTTGTTTTTATTAGGTCCATTAGGCAGCCGGCTGCAGAGTCCCCGAGCTGCGAGCGCTCCgttaacatgtttgtttttctcagggCTTTGTTGGAGTTAATGATGTCACCCTTAAttgtagcacacacacacacacacacacacacacacacttctgtgtCTCGGAGGAATGAGTAGGACTGTATTTAACAAGGAAATATTAACCTGTAACAGGATTATTCTGCTGCTTCCTTACATCCCGGAAACCTATGAATCAGCGTCAAATAGTATCTTTACACAATGAAATGTTTGAGAAAGAGCCCAAAATAGTCCTCCTTGTTTTGGAATTTGCCCTGAAAATGAGTTAATGTTTTCACGCTGGTTAAATATTAAACTCCTCACCTGGAAATTGACTTCAATTCAGTGGCGAATGTTAAAATAACAGGAGCACAAATTAACTTTAAAGCATTTGCAAATATTAGTTCAAAATAGGCAACAAACTCGAAGCTACATAATACTGCTTTAACTCTCGTTACAGAGGAACTTCTGCTTTGTGACCTGAAATCTATTTTCTCGTTTTTGTGTCTAGGTGACTTACGGAGaaagcaatttttaaaactggGACAGTATTGTGCAAGaccacagcagagaaaaaaggctacaatgtaaccactcgGGGCTGATTCACATTGTCAATTTaagtccactaaaagtgtttttttttttttgagtgcagCATtattctttgacaaaaaaaatctctgaatgTCAGGatcctttttaaataatcataataatctgATCCTGCCAATGGCACAGAGACacggagcaacatcacttttttttgttgctttcagGCGGTTTTAACCTGCGACCCCTGAGCACGttggtgtgatttattttaaagacatggggataaaggcaatgagcaacttgttaagaaatattccaaaaatttaaagcaattaatagatttagaaaattatttttatgaagaTAGAGAAAATTGTATtgggaataaaaatatatttctgtaattaataattaatttatttccttgtttttaatatgtatttattattatttgactaGTTTACTCATaactttcttgttctttttactaatttcttgctaacttttatgttttttcttcattcctctttgccttcctcccatgtttttaaaataaatcaagccaaattgttCACAAAAACTTtctctctgtagggatcctttccataatgttacCAGACACTAACAATAACACTCTGAGCCTGTCAGtcgcaaaaacaagcacttttagcaGACGAATGTGAATATAACCTGAGTATTTACACAGCCCTCTCGCTTAATACagactgatttaaaaaactgctgttcaCATTAGTCAATCAAGcacaaaaatgtagaaaaaataggtccaagttgaaaaatacagaagtttcCATTCAAAAGACCaaaggaaaagttaaaaatctGTCAATTTTGGTTGTTACTTTAATAAATTCTTAATGGATGCTACTTTAACCAACAGCAAACAACGcactaaaaacatgttttttgagtgACACATGACTGCTGCTGGTGTCACTTGTCAGCGCCGGAGGGAGGATTGACTTCTAACGTGTTGACGGGGACGAAGAGACATTTACACGCAGCGGTGAAAAAGAAACCCAGATAGCACACAAGGCGACGTCACCCCACCCATACCTGCAGGTTCAAAGCCTTGCCTTTTATAAACACACAGCGGGCCGCTTCAGGGTGTTAAACCTGTCAGACTGATGCGGCTGACAGTTCAGGACACGGATAAGCAGCACGAGAGCCTGGTGCAAATATTGacgcatgtatgtgtgtttacttTAGCTATAACTGGGTGGGGGCGTCGCCAATGTTGTGAAAGGTTTCTCACACTACATTAAAGCGACTAAAAATTCCCACAAGGAAATTAGGTATGCACATAAAACAGTGTATAGATAATAATAAAGCTCTGTTCTGTCTCTTTTGCATGACTTCATAAGCAGTGAATTTATCTCAGGCACTGAATTATTCAGGCCTCCAGGCGACAGGGTTCCCATGCCGATGCCGGGCTAAGTGCCCTACATCTTATCTTTGTCGCTGGATATCAGCCAAGAGGATGGAGCTGGGGCTCAGAgggggatattttttttcagggaaatatttgggagcagagggaggaagtCTAGTCAATGTTTAACACCTTTTGAACTACACCAGGGTCGGTAAACGCAGTGACCTTCTGAAATGCCTcactgtaccttttttttttttttttttaactccagaCAGAGGGACTCCAGCGAGGGCTGGCTTACACACAATCTTAAAGGGTACTTTTtaacctggactctatttttccatgttttagtgtctaagtgactaatgatAGCCTAACAGTAACTTTCAACACTGGTCTAGTATTGAGCAAGAAGCCTGCAGACATCAAAACAGGCTGCATTGTTCACAAGACAACTCTGCATCGTCAACTTATGTCCagtaaaagtgcttgtttttgccactgacaggctcagattacaCGTGTCGAt encodes:
- the zgc:194930 gene encoding uncharacterized protein zgc:194930; translated protein: MGCQCCRMIKSYIYDPSVAGDVRKSDSAGSSLYQPHHISGGALGDDPLSSPSKQKQGFNNLGYSKSSDSTLRLEVDNNHVNHRLHAAPLSTKELHRQASAPPADGGLYIIQPEALGTRWVSQVPVYPDIQEYENQRSYRERGRGATTNEWDSSITECAINSDGLSVDEIDEGVGGTPEYPCDTGDEGSVLSVDIHTSTTSLSSVDTRDELRLPKTPDVSTVESGISVTKSEDDDEQEDAKNEAEEVQSVTDSMVAEALAALEAATAGEDFE